A DNA window from Mesorhizobium sp. C432A contains the following coding sequences:
- the efp gene encoding elongation factor P, with the protein MVKVIASSLRKGNVVDKDGKLYVILFAENIHPGKGTPVTQLDMRRISDGVKVSERYRTTEQVERAYVEEREHTFLYADAEGYHFMNPESYDQVAVPESVVGDMAPYLLEGMAVQISQFNGIAIALVLPQRATFEVVETEPTTKGQTASSSYKPAVLSNGVRTLVPPHIAPGTRVVVMTADGAYVERAKD; encoded by the coding sequence GTGGTGAAGGTCATCGCCAGTTCGCTCCGTAAAGGCAATGTCGTCGACAAGGACGGCAAGCTTTACGTGATCCTCTTTGCCGAAAACATCCACCCTGGCAAGGGTACGCCGGTCACCCAGCTCGACATGCGCCGCATCTCCGACGGGGTGAAGGTTTCGGAGCGCTACCGCACCACCGAGCAGGTCGAGCGCGCCTATGTCGAGGAGCGCGAGCACACCTTCCTCTACGCCGACGCCGAGGGGTATCACTTCATGAACCCGGAAAGCTACGACCAGGTCGCGGTGCCGGAAAGCGTGGTCGGCGACATGGCGCCCTACCTGCTCGAAGGCATGGCGGTGCAGATCTCGCAGTTCAACGGCATCGCCATAGCCCTGGTGCTGCCGCAGCGCGCTACTTTCGAAGTGGTCGAGACGGAGCCGACGACCAAAGGCCAGACGGCGTCCTCGTCATACAAGCCGGCCGTGCTTTCCAACGGCGTGCGCACGCTGGTGCCGCCGCACATCGCGCCGGGCACCCGCGTGGTGGTGATGACGGCTGACGGTGCTTATGTGGAGCGGGCGAAGGACTGA
- a CDS encoding phospholipase D-like domain-containing protein produces the protein MWQTFVTYWPLILVIIPMLMAAIGIVHAIMTKEDVRAATGWVGVMILSPFLGAIIYAIAGINRIRRATISAMRPVAGEAETAKHDHDIALEALISAEFGQRFAGLKTLGDRVARRALTSANAITILRTGDEAYAAMCRAIDSAQRSILLETYIFDNDEIGRRFVGSLAGAVRRGVTVRVLIDAVGVRYSVPSILGTLREAGVTVDLFNGNIVMGLRLPYANLRTHRKILIVDGAVAFTGGMNIRKGFSAEFAGTASSADTHFQVTGPVVADLFAVAAEDWRFAGNEALKDEVWHVAKPSPPPGQPILVRAVASGPDASIETNHKLLMGAFSVARKSIRIMSPYFLPDREFVSALVTAARRGVEIDIVVPAVNNLFLVGRAMTAQYDQVLKHYCRVWRHEGSFDHSKLLSVDGVWAYVGSSNLDARSLRLNFEIDLEVLDTGFAAEIEGRIGAAIASAKPVTLATLRARPFVIRVFDRLLWLGSPYL, from the coding sequence ATGTGGCAGACCTTTGTGACCTACTGGCCTCTGATCCTTGTGATCATTCCGATGCTGATGGCCGCCATCGGCATCGTCCACGCAATCATGACCAAGGAAGACGTGCGCGCCGCCACCGGCTGGGTCGGCGTGATGATCTTGTCGCCGTTCCTTGGCGCGATCATCTATGCCATTGCCGGCATCAACCGCATCCGCCGCGCCACGATCAGCGCCATGCGGCCCGTCGCCGGTGAAGCCGAGACAGCCAAACACGACCACGACATTGCGCTCGAAGCACTCATTTCAGCCGAATTCGGCCAGCGCTTTGCCGGCCTGAAGACGCTAGGCGACAGGGTGGCGCGGCGCGCACTGACGTCGGCAAACGCGATCACGATCCTCAGGACCGGCGACGAAGCTTACGCAGCAATGTGCCGGGCGATAGACAGTGCACAGCGCAGCATTCTGCTCGAGACCTACATCTTCGACAATGACGAGATCGGACGACGTTTTGTCGGATCGCTGGCCGGAGCGGTCCGGCGCGGTGTGACGGTTCGCGTGCTGATCGATGCGGTGGGCGTGCGCTATTCCGTGCCCAGCATTCTTGGGACACTCCGGGAAGCCGGCGTCACCGTCGATCTGTTCAACGGCAACATCGTCATGGGCCTGAGACTTCCCTATGCGAATTTGAGGACGCACAGGAAAATCCTGATCGTCGACGGCGCGGTGGCATTCACCGGAGGCATGAACATCCGCAAGGGGTTCTCGGCTGAATTCGCTGGCACTGCCAGCTCGGCGGATACGCATTTCCAGGTCACGGGGCCGGTCGTGGCCGACCTGTTCGCGGTTGCCGCCGAGGACTGGCGTTTTGCCGGCAACGAGGCGCTCAAGGACGAGGTCTGGCACGTGGCAAAGCCCTCGCCGCCTCCCGGTCAGCCGATCCTGGTGCGGGCGGTGGCGTCGGGGCCGGATGCCAGCATCGAAACCAACCACAAGCTGCTGATGGGCGCATTTTCCGTCGCCCGCAAATCGATCCGCATCATGTCGCCCTATTTCCTGCCGGACCGGGAATTTGTCAGCGCGCTGGTCACGGCTGCCCGGCGCGGCGTCGAGATCGACATCGTCGTGCCCGCGGTCAACAATCTCTTCCTGGTCGGCCGCGCCATGACGGCGCAATACGACCAGGTGCTGAAGCACTATTGCCGCGTCTGGCGCCATGAAGGGTCGTTCGACCATTCGAAGCTGTTGTCGGTCGATGGCGTGTGGGCCTATGTCGGCTCCTCCAACCTCGACGCCCGGTCGCTGCGGCTGAATTTCGAAATCGACCTGGAGGTGCTGGATACCGGCTTTGCCGCCGAGATCGAGGGGCGCATCGGAGCGGCAATCGCTTCCGCCAAACCCGTCACACTCGCAACCCTAAGAGCGCGGCCATTTGTCATCCGGGTTTTTGACCGGTTGTTATGGCTGGGATCGCCCTATCTTTAG
- a CDS encoding endonuclease/exonuclease/phosphatase family protein, which produces MDINGRSLPETVLLSIRGRKARKANATPRKHIEGAQMVVASYNVHKCIGTDRRFDPERTARVIREIGPDVIALQEADNRFGDRAGLLDLARIEHETGLVPVPVSGSGKGHGWRGNVLLFKRGTVRDVHQIKLPGLEPRGALVAEIDLDETRTLRVIAAHLGLLRRSRSEQARVVLDIMSNQDERPTLLLGDLNEWRLGNRSALKTLHATFGFTPAAVPTFPSGLPVLALDRIMANRHGMVSSVEAHDTPLSRVASDHLPLTAFVSL; this is translated from the coding sequence ATGGATATAAACGGACGCAGCCTTCCTGAAACCGTGCTCCTGTCGATCCGCGGCAGGAAAGCGCGCAAGGCGAACGCGACGCCGCGCAAGCACATTGAAGGGGCCCAGATGGTGGTCGCCTCCTACAACGTCCACAAATGCATCGGCACCGACCGCAGGTTCGACCCCGAACGGACCGCCCGCGTCATCCGCGAGATCGGCCCCGACGTCATCGCGCTGCAGGAAGCCGACAACCGATTCGGCGACCGCGCCGGGCTGCTCGATCTTGCCCGGATCGAACACGAAACCGGGCTGGTGCCGGTGCCGGTTTCCGGAAGCGGCAAGGGCCATGGCTGGCGTGGCAACGTGCTTTTGTTCAAGCGCGGCACGGTGCGCGACGTCCATCAGATCAAGCTTCCGGGACTGGAGCCCCGCGGCGCGCTGGTTGCCGAGATCGACCTCGACGAAACGCGCACTCTGCGCGTCATCGCCGCGCATCTCGGCCTGTTGCGCCGCTCGCGCTCGGAGCAGGCCCGCGTCGTGCTCGACATCATGAGCAACCAGGATGAAAGGCCGACCTTGCTGCTCGGCGACCTCAACGAATGGCGGCTGGGCAACCGCTCGGCGCTCAAGACGCTGCACGCCACCTTTGGTTTCACGCCGGCGGCGGTGCCGACTTTCCCCTCAGGCCTGCCGGTACTGGCGCTCGACCGGATCATGGCCAACCGGCACGGCATGGTCTCGTCGGTGGAAGCTCATGATACGCCGCTGTCGCGGGTTGCGTCGGATCATTTGCCGCTGACGGCGTTTGTCAGCCTGTAA
- a CDS encoding glycoside hydrolase family 127 protein has product MTVQPSAKPGKLAFRPLPVPQVDVRGFWGDRVDAVASRTADILYERCVEARMLEQIDPDRPSPGVVIPFHSPSPDEAASPGFTGSTVTTQMFWDSDWGKTIETAAYSLYRRKNAALETKIDAVIDLYGRLQQEDGYLSSWYQRIQPGKRWTNLRDCHELYCAGHLIEGAVAYYQATGKRKLLDIMCRYVDHIADTFGPEPGKKKGYCGHEEIELALVKLARATGEQKYMDLARYFIDQRGQQPHYFDEEARARGADPKAYHFKTYEYNQSHKPVREQDKVVGHAVRAMYLYSGMADIATEYGDDTLRVALDRLWNDLTTKNLYITGGLGPSAHNEGFTSDYDLPNETAYAETCASVGLVFWASRMLGMGPNARYADMMERALYNGSISGLSLDGSLFFYENPLESRGRHNRWKWHRCPCCPPNIGRMVASIGSYFYSLSDDALAVHLYGDSTARFDISNRAVSLIQTSNYPWDGAVSIRIEADAPAEFTLHLRVPSWCGKAALKINGAAVDLDGITSDGYAAIRREWRQGDRVELDLEMSIARLFANPEVRQDIGRVALARGPLIYCVEETDNAGQLHRIALPRTAKIEAHAEPNLLGGIVTLSALASKEAQENWETGLYRTDPPAVSETKITAVPYFAWDNREPGEMLVWLRDG; this is encoded by the coding sequence ATGACCGTTCAACCATCCGCCAAGCCCGGCAAACTCGCCTTCCGCCCACTGCCGGTGCCGCAGGTCGATGTCCGCGGCTTCTGGGGCGACCGTGTCGATGCCGTGGCGTCGCGCACCGCCGACATCCTCTACGAGCGCTGCGTCGAGGCGCGCATGCTGGAGCAGATCGACCCGGACCGGCCCTCGCCGGGCGTCGTCATTCCGTTCCATTCGCCGTCGCCCGACGAGGCGGCCAGCCCCGGCTTCACCGGCTCGACGGTGACGACGCAGATGTTCTGGGACTCCGATTGGGGCAAGACCATCGAGACCGCGGCCTATTCGCTCTACCGGCGCAAGAATGCGGCACTCGAGACGAAGATCGATGCCGTCATCGACCTCTACGGCAGACTGCAGCAGGAAGACGGTTATCTCTCCAGCTGGTACCAGCGCATCCAGCCCGGCAAGCGCTGGACCAATCTGCGCGATTGCCACGAGCTCTATTGCGCCGGCCATCTGATCGAAGGCGCGGTCGCCTACTACCAGGCCACCGGCAAGCGCAAGCTGCTGGATATCATGTGCCGCTACGTCGACCATATCGCCGACACCTTCGGTCCGGAGCCGGGCAAGAAGAAGGGCTATTGCGGCCATGAGGAGATCGAGCTGGCGCTGGTCAAGCTGGCGCGGGCGACCGGCGAGCAGAAATACATGGACCTGGCCAGGTATTTCATCGACCAGCGCGGGCAGCAGCCGCATTATTTCGACGAGGAGGCGCGTGCGCGCGGCGCCGACCCGAAGGCCTATCATTTCAAGACTTATGAGTACAACCAGTCGCACAAGCCGGTGCGCGAGCAGGACAAGGTCGTCGGCCATGCGGTCAGGGCGATGTACCTCTATTCCGGCATGGCCGACATCGCCACCGAATATGGCGACGATACGCTCAGGGTAGCGCTCGACCGGCTCTGGAACGATCTCACCACCAAAAACCTCTATATCACCGGCGGCCTCGGGCCATCGGCGCACAATGAGGGCTTTACCAGCGACTACGATCTGCCCAACGAAACCGCCTATGCCGAGACCTGCGCCTCGGTCGGCCTCGTGTTCTGGGCCAGCCGCATGCTCGGCATGGGTCCCAACGCCCGCTACGCCGACATGATGGAGCGGGCACTCTACAACGGCTCGATCTCCGGCCTGTCGCTCGACGGCTCGCTGTTCTTCTACGAGAACCCGTTGGAGAGCCGGGGCAGGCACAATCGCTGGAAATGGCATCGCTGCCCCTGTTGCCCGCCCAATATCGGCCGCATGGTCGCCTCCATCGGCAGCTATTTCTACAGCCTGTCGGACGACGCGCTGGCCGTTCATCTCTACGGCGACAGCACCGCGCGCTTCGACATATCGAACCGGGCGGTCAGTCTGATTCAGACCAGCAATTATCCCTGGGATGGCGCGGTCTCGATCCGGATCGAAGCCGACGCTCCGGCGGAATTCACCTTGCACCTGCGCGTCCCGTCCTGGTGCGGCAAGGCGGCGCTCAAGATCAACGGCGCCGCGGTCGATCTGGACGGCATCACCAGCGACGGCTATGCCGCGATCCGGCGCGAGTGGCGCCAGGGCGACCGGGTCGAACTCGATCTCGAAATGTCGATCGCCCGTCTGTTCGCCAATCCGGAGGTGCGTCAGGACATCGGCCGCGTCGCACTTGCGCGCGGTCCGCTGATCTATTGCGTCGAGGAGACCGACAATGCCGGCCAGTTGCATCGGATCGCTCTGCCGCGAACGGCAAAAATCGAGGCGCATGCCGAGCCGAACCTGCTCGGCGGCATCGTCACGCTTTCGGCACTTGCCAGCAAGGAAGCTCAGGAAAACTGGGAAACCGGGCTCTATCGCACCGATCCGCCGGCGGTGAGCGAAACGAAAATCACCGCCGTCCCGTACTTTGCCTGGGACAACCGTGAACCCGGTGAGATGCTGGTCTGGCTGCGGGACGGATGA